Sequence from the Candidatus Nitrospira nitrificans genome:
TGGCTGCAACAACTGACGTTCCTCAAGCCGGCGCTCTTGACCAAACTGCAGGCAGAGTTCGGAACGGAATGCGTGACCGACATTGCGTGTCGTGTCGGAGAAATTCCCGCCGATTCGGCGGCTTCTTCATCATGTCTCACCACCGACCTCGGAACACCTCGGCCGGAGGAGTCTTCAGCTGAGGTATGCTCGCATACCACCGTCATTCAAGATCCCGCGCTCCGGGAACACTTCAGAAAGGTGATATCGGCTTACCTGGTCCAGGCTCCGCCTCCACCGGCAAGGGGTCCGTCACGCGTCCCTTAAAGAGAATTCTCGTGTCGTTGGACACATCGTGGTTCTTGGGAATGGGCCCCAGTCCCCCTTCTTCCTCCTGATCCTGTAAGCGATAGTATCCACGCATCGAATGTTCATAGTCCCTGATCACTCCCCCATCTCCGCCCAGATACCTCGCCAGGACTTCGGGATCCGTCCGCCTGTGATCATCGAACACATAGATCACAATGTGCCGGTACCGGCCTTCTGAATCGCCTGGAGTCGTCGGGTAGATCTTCATGGGACCGAAATCGCGCGTCTGATGGCCGACTTTCCGAAACCGTTTTAAGAGTTTTTCGATCTGATCATCTTCCGTCCCTGCAGGAACATCAGTCGTCACGATGGGGCCGGACTGAGCTCCGACGGTATACGGAGGAATCGTTCGATCGGGACGGCTGAGATACATACCCCCCCAGATCAACGCGAACGATCCAACGAAGACGCTCAGCGCGAACTTGACGACGATATCCAGCGGCTTCTTGGTCTTGGGACCGGAGGAAGACGGAGGCATGGGAGAAGACACTTGCTCATGCATGGAACCACTGCGCGGCTCGGTCGGATTAGGCTTCGGGGGCGTCTTCCGAACCCGCGTCCTCTCGTTCGACCACTTCCGCCAATCTGGCGACGCCCACCACTCGATCTCCTTCACCATCGAGGTCGAGAATGCGGACCCCTTGGGTATTCCGGCCGATCTCCCGGATATCGTCCACTTTGCAACGGAGCACCTTCCCTTGCGCCGCCATCAACATGATTTGGTCGTCATCTCGTACTTGAAGGAATCCCACGGCCAGACCGTTTCGCTCCGTCGTCTTGACGCTGATGATGCCTTTGCCGCCACGACCCTGAATGCGATATTCGCCCACGGGCGTTCGTTTGCCGTAGCCGCCTTCCGTGACGGTCAAAATGGATGTCGTGGAATCAGGGGTGATGGTTTCCATGCCGATAACTTCGTTTCCTTCTTCGAGCGTGATGCCTTTCACGCCATACGCCATTCGACCCATGGATCTCACCTCTTCTTCCTTGAATCGAATGGTGAGGCCCTGCCGTGTCCCGAGAAGAATTTCCCGCTGTCCATCAGTCAGTTGCACACCGATCAGTTTGTCGCCGCTCTCAAGTCCCAAGGCGATGATCCCGCCTTGCCGTGGATTGCTGAACGCAGACAGTTCCGTCTTTTTGATGATGCCTTTTTTGGTGCCCATCACGATATACCGATCGTCCCTGAACTCTTTCACCGGCAATGTGGCCGTGACCTTTTCATTACTCGACAGCGCGAGCAGATTGACGAGCGCTTTGCCCTTCGCGGCACGGCTGGCTTCAGGAATTTCATGGACCTTTAACCAATAGACCTTGCCGGCATCCGTGAAAAAGAGCAGCGAATCATGGGTGGAGGCCGTGAAGAGATTCACGACGAAATCTTCTTCTTTGATCCCCATGCCGATCTTGCCTTTGCCTCCACGCCGCTGGGCACGATAGAGCGACACGGCATTTCGTTTGATGTATCCGGCATGAGAGATCGTGACGATCACTTCTTCCGCGGCAATCAGATCTTCCAGGCTGATTTCCGCCTCTTCCTTGACGATCTGCGTCCGCCGCTCGTCCTTATAGGCCTCCCGAATTTCGGTCAGCTCCCCCCTAATGATAGTCCGAACCAGTTCTTG
This genomic interval carries:
- a CDS encoding DUF721 domain-containing protein, which translates into the protein MAGPRTLDSFGNILSGLSKRLGLESRLLELRLQRRWHELVGEPMASHTWPAQIRFKKLYLVVRNSVWLQQLTFLKPALLTKLQAEFGTECVTDIACRVGEIPADSAASSSCLTTDLGTPRPEESSAEVCSHTTVIQDPALREHFRKVISAYLVQAPPPPARGPSRVP